A single region of the Variovorax paradoxus genome encodes:
- a CDS encoding DUF6766 family protein, translating to MKKSIWKLYGYGWVTLGFFLVSLVGHWVFGWFAYVDEQKNFGVPPEMSGYLIQMSRDTLENWQSEFLQLIWQIGGLAFLLYVGSPQSKEGDDRMEAKIDAILAAVDPKNADKLIDEIDQEYAGRHTDQRWTKMAKQDSSK from the coding sequence ATGAAGAAATCGATCTGGAAACTGTACGGCTACGGGTGGGTCACCCTTGGCTTCTTTCTCGTATCGCTGGTCGGCCATTGGGTTTTTGGCTGGTTCGCCTATGTCGACGAGCAAAAGAATTTTGGCGTTCCGCCCGAGATGTCGGGTTACCTCATCCAGATGTCGCGTGACACGCTGGAAAACTGGCAGTCCGAATTCCTGCAGCTCATCTGGCAGATCGGCGGGCTGGCGTTTCTTCTTTATGTCGGCTCTCCGCAATCGAAGGAAGGCGATGACCGCATGGAGGCCAAGATCGACGCCATCCTGGCGGCGGTCGACCCGAAGAATGCCGACAAGCTGATCGACGAGATCGACCAGGAATATGCGGGCAGGCACACCGACCAGCGCTGGACGAAGATGGCCAAGCAGGACTCCTCGAAGTAG
- a CDS encoding low affinity iron permease family protein yields the protein MDKFFATFANATARAAGSPFAFLLCIALVVAWAVAGPFFHFSENWQLTINTGTTIVTFLMVFLIQNTQNRDGVALQTKLDELIRSSSAGDEFIGIEKLTDKELAVLHEKCEAAAKKSHAALDKTRGERARRAHKGASEKATRAESTT from the coding sequence ATGGACAAGTTCTTTGCAACCTTTGCGAATGCCACCGCGCGCGCAGCCGGCAGTCCGTTCGCATTTCTGCTGTGCATCGCGCTCGTCGTTGCCTGGGCCGTTGCCGGGCCCTTCTTCCATTTTTCGGAAAACTGGCAGCTGACCATCAACACGGGCACGACCATCGTCACGTTCTTGATGGTGTTCCTGATCCAGAACACGCAGAACCGCGATGGCGTGGCGCTTCAGACCAAGCTGGACGAGCTGATTCGCTCTTCCAGCGCGGGCGACGAGTTCATCGGCATCGAGAAACTCACGGACAAGGAGTTGGCCGTGCTCCACGAGAAGTGCGAAGCGGCCGCAAAGAAGAGCCATGCGGCCCTGGACAAGACGCGCGGCGAGCGCGCTCGCCGCGCCCACAAGGGCGCCTCTGAAAAAGCAACCCGAGCGGAAAGCACAACATGA
- a CDS encoding NADP-dependent oxidoreductase: MKAFVLDRYGKKRPLRAAEMPTPELRDDEVLVEVHAVGVNLLDAKIRDGEFKLILPYRLPLVLGHDVAGVVVKAGPRVRQFKPGDEVYARVDDFRIGTFAEFVPVKEASLALKPKNLTMEEAASIPLVALTAWQVLVEKAGLKKGQKIFIQAGSGGVGTFAIQLAKQLGATVATTTSAPNAALVKSLGADVVVDYRTQDFEDVLKDYDVVLNSQDGKTLEKSLHVLKRGGKLITISGPPDPEFGKQSGAPGFVKLVMRLLSAGIRRRAKGRDVGFSFLFMRANGSQLREITRLLEAGTIRPVVDRVFPFESTNEALAYVVAGRAKGKVVIKVK, from the coding sequence ATGAAAGCTTTTGTTCTTGACCGTTATGGCAAGAAGCGGCCGCTGCGAGCGGCAGAGATGCCAACGCCGGAGCTGCGCGACGACGAGGTCCTGGTCGAGGTTCATGCCGTCGGCGTGAACCTGCTCGACGCCAAGATCAGGGACGGCGAGTTCAAGCTCATCCTGCCCTACCGCTTGCCGCTGGTGTTGGGCCACGACGTGGCGGGAGTGGTCGTGAAGGCCGGCCCGCGCGTGCGGCAATTCAAGCCGGGCGACGAGGTGTATGCGCGGGTGGATGATTTCCGCATCGGCACCTTTGCAGAGTTCGTTCCGGTCAAGGAGGCGTCGCTCGCGCTCAAGCCCAAGAACCTGACGATGGAGGAAGCAGCCTCCATTCCCCTGGTGGCGCTGACGGCGTGGCAAGTGCTGGTCGAGAAGGCCGGCCTCAAGAAGGGCCAGAAGATCTTCATCCAGGCGGGCTCCGGCGGCGTGGGCACCTTTGCGATCCAACTGGCCAAGCAGCTGGGCGCAACAGTTGCCACGACGACAAGCGCGCCCAATGCAGCACTGGTCAAGAGCCTGGGCGCGGACGTCGTCGTCGACTACCGCACGCAGGACTTCGAAGATGTCTTGAAGGACTACGACGTAGTGCTGAACAGCCAGGACGGCAAGACGCTCGAAAAGTCGCTCCACGTGCTCAAGCGCGGCGGAAAGCTCATCACCATCTCCGGACCGCCCGACCCCGAGTTTGGCAAGCAAAGCGGCGCACCCGGCTTCGTGAAACTGGTCATGCGGCTTCTGAGCGCGGGGATCCGGCGCAGGGCGAAGGGCCGCGACGTCGGATTCTCGTTTCTCTTCATGAGAGCGAACGGAAGCCAGCTGCGCGAGATCACCCGCCTGCTGGAGGCCGGCACCATCCGCCCGGTGGTGGACCGCGTGTTCCCGTTCGAGTCCACCAATGAAGCCCTGGCCTATGTCGTAGCAGGCCGCGCAAAGGGCAAGGTCGTCATCAAGGTCAAGTGA
- a CDS encoding RNA methyltransferase translates to MRIHELKQRLREAGAGPSHEQRILRLWSHALPRNSGRRLPGSFFPSSLLEALPSIEAELAGLARIHTVHPGADGSERLLVALADGQTVESVLLPREGLCVSSQVGCAVGCQFCMTGRDGLLRQVGSAEIIAQVALARMRRPVRKVVFMGMGEPAHNLDNVLEAIELLGTVGNIGHKNLVFSTVGDARVFERLPQERVRPALALSLHTTKAELRRKLLPRAPGITPDELVDAGERYARATGYPIQYQWTLLEGVNDGPDETEGIVRLLSGKYGVLNMIPFNAVDGVAFSRPSWERCKEMARTLHQRGILTKLRNSAGQDIDGGCGQLRARVAEVPVRFERANRNPANLVTPGIRPAAPN, encoded by the coding sequence ATGCGAATACACGAACTCAAGCAACGGCTGCGGGAAGCCGGCGCGGGCCCCAGCCACGAGCAGCGGATCTTGCGGCTGTGGTCGCACGCGCTGCCCCGCAACAGCGGCAGGCGCCTGCCGGGGAGCTTCTTTCCGTCTTCGCTGCTCGAAGCCCTGCCGTCCATTGAAGCCGAGCTTGCGGGGCTGGCGCGCATTCACACCGTGCATCCCGGCGCCGACGGGTCCGAGCGGCTGCTCGTCGCCCTGGCGGACGGCCAGACCGTGGAGAGCGTGCTGCTGCCTCGCGAAGGCCTGTGCGTGTCGTCGCAGGTTGGCTGCGCGGTAGGGTGCCAGTTCTGCATGACCGGCCGGGACGGGTTGCTGCGCCAGGTGGGAAGCGCCGAGATCATTGCCCAGGTCGCCCTTGCGCGCATGCGCCGGCCGGTGCGCAAGGTGGTGTTCATGGGCATGGGCGAACCGGCTCACAACCTGGACAACGTACTGGAGGCCATCGAGCTGCTCGGCACGGTGGGCAACATCGGCCACAAGAACCTGGTGTTCTCCACCGTGGGCGACGCGCGCGTGTTCGAGCGGCTGCCGCAAGAACGCGTGCGCCCCGCGCTGGCGCTCTCGCTGCACACCACCAAGGCGGAGTTGCGCAGGAAGCTCCTGCCGCGCGCGCCGGGCATCACACCCGACGAACTGGTCGACGCAGGCGAGCGCTATGCGCGGGCCACCGGCTACCCCATCCAATACCAGTGGACGCTGCTCGAAGGCGTCAATGACGGACCTGACGAGACCGAAGGCATCGTCAGGCTGCTGTCCGGCAAGTACGGCGTGCTGAACATGATTCCCTTCAACGCGGTGGACGGCGTGGCGTTCAGCCGCCCGTCGTGGGAGCGCTGCAAGGAGATGGCCCGCACGCTGCACCAGCGCGGCATCCTGACCAAGCTGCGCAATTCCGCCGGGCAAGACATCGACGGCGGCTGCGGCCAGTTGAGGGCGCGCGTCGCCGAGGTGCCGGTGCGGTTTGAGCGGGCGAACCGCAATCCCGCCAATCTTGTTACTCCCGGCATTCGGCCTGCGGCGCCAAACTGA
- a CDS encoding SDR family oxidoreductase has translation MKIENSVALVTGANRGIGLVFARELLARGARKVYAGARNPVAVTQSGVQALRLDVDNPQDVAAAAALASDVTLVINNAGVAQVGGFLAADSEEVARRIFETNFFAVLRMSKAFAPVLKANGGGALLNVLSAASWANGGELAAYSASKSAAWSLTNALRSELSAQQTQVLALHMAYVDTDLTRGLDVPKTSPEDIVKRALDGLEAGEDEVLADEITQQLKRGMTAPRPSYLPQAA, from the coding sequence ATGAAGATCGAAAATTCCGTCGCCCTCGTCACGGGTGCCAATCGCGGCATCGGCCTGGTGTTTGCACGCGAGCTGCTCGCCCGCGGCGCGCGCAAGGTGTATGCCGGCGCACGAAACCCGGTGGCTGTGACTCAATCGGGCGTTCAGGCACTGCGGCTTGACGTGGACAACCCGCAAGACGTGGCGGCCGCCGCTGCGCTGGCCTCCGACGTGACGCTGGTGATCAACAACGCCGGCGTCGCCCAGGTGGGAGGCTTTCTCGCAGCCGACAGCGAAGAGGTCGCGCGGCGCATCTTCGAAACCAACTTCTTCGCGGTGCTGCGCATGAGCAAGGCCTTCGCGCCAGTTCTCAAGGCCAACGGCGGCGGCGCGCTGCTCAATGTGCTGTCGGCTGCCTCGTGGGCGAACGGCGGCGAGCTGGCGGCCTATTCGGCCAGCAAGTCGGCGGCCTGGTCGCTCACCAACGCATTGCGCAGCGAACTTTCGGCGCAGCAGACCCAGGTGCTGGCGCTGCACATGGCCTATGTCGACACCGACCTGACGCGCGGGCTCGACGTTCCCAAGACCAGCCCCGAAGACATCGTCAAGCGGGCGCTCGACGGGCTCGAAGCGGGCGAGGACGAAGTGCTGGCCGATGAAATCACCCAGCAGCTCAAGCGCGGCATGACAGCGCCGCGGCCCAGCTACCTTCCGCAGGCCGCCTGA
- the hmpA gene encoding NO-inducible flavohemoprotein, which produces MNPQTIAIVKATVPALQAHGEAITRRFYRILFEGHPEVKAFFNEAHQAAGSQARALAGAVLAYAMHIDRLDEIAGALPRIIQKHAALGVLPEHYPVVGACLLQAIKDVLGDAATDEIIAAWGEAYESLAAILIAAEEEVYRNNAAQTGGWRGEREFRVARREQESEVITSFYLEPTDSGPLLVFSPGQYLTLVLNIDGEPLRRNYSLSDAPGKPWYRISVKQEEGGRASNWLHENAAVGTVLKAQAPCGDFVLQPAGGQSRPLVLVTGGVGITPAMSMLESVAHTGRPVHFIHAARHGGAHAFRERVDALAAQHANVKPLYVYDTPRESDRPHATGFVTRELLAQQLPADRDVDLYFLGPKPFMKTVYANSLELGVPKQQLRYEFFGPLEALEA; this is translated from the coding sequence ATGAACCCGCAAACCATCGCCATCGTCAAGGCCACCGTCCCCGCGCTCCAGGCGCATGGAGAGGCCATTACCAGACGCTTCTACCGGATCCTGTTCGAAGGCCATCCCGAGGTGAAGGCGTTCTTCAACGAGGCGCACCAGGCCGCCGGCAGCCAGGCGCGCGCGCTAGCGGGCGCGGTGCTGGCCTATGCCATGCACATTGACCGGCTCGACGAAATCGCGGGCGCGCTGCCGCGCATCATCCAGAAGCATGCGGCGCTGGGCGTACTGCCGGAGCACTACCCGGTCGTCGGCGCCTGCCTGCTGCAGGCCATCAAGGACGTGCTCGGCGATGCCGCCACCGACGAGATCATTGCCGCATGGGGCGAGGCCTACGAGTCGCTTGCGGCCATCCTGATTGCCGCCGAAGAAGAGGTCTACCGCAACAACGCCGCCCAGACCGGCGGATGGCGCGGCGAGCGCGAATTTCGCGTTGCGCGGCGCGAGCAGGAGAGCGAAGTCATCACGTCGTTCTATCTGGAGCCCACCGACAGCGGCCCGCTGCTCGTGTTCTCGCCCGGCCAATACCTCACGCTGGTGCTGAACATCGACGGCGAGCCGCTGCGGCGCAACTATTCGCTGTCCGATGCGCCGGGCAAGCCGTGGTACCGCATCAGCGTCAAGCAGGAAGAGGGCGGCAGGGCATCGAACTGGCTGCACGAGAACGCGGCCGTCGGTACGGTCCTGAAGGCGCAGGCGCCCTGCGGCGACTTCGTGCTGCAGCCCGCGGGCGGGCAGTCGCGTCCGCTGGTGCTGGTAACAGGCGGCGTCGGCATCACGCCGGCGATGAGCATGCTCGAGTCCGTGGCGCACACCGGGCGGCCGGTGCACTTCATTCATGCGGCGCGGCATGGCGGCGCCCATGCATTCCGCGAGCGCGTCGATGCACTCGCGGCGCAGCATGCCAACGTGAAGCCGCTCTACGTGTACGACACGCCGCGTGAATCCGACCGGCCGCACGCCACCGGCTTCGTCACGCGGGAGCTGCTCGCGCAGCAGTTGCCGGCCGACCGCGACGTTGACCTGTACTTTCTTGGCCCCAAGCCTTTCATGAAGACGGTCTATGCCAACAGCCTCGAGCTGGGCGTACCGAAGCAGCAGCTGCGCTACGAGTTCTTCGGACCGCTGGAAGCGCTGGAGGCGTAA
- the norR gene encoding nitric oxide reductase transcriptional regulator NorR, which produces MTTHSVDSTTTETNAAPESQRYRSLLSAARGLVRCDAAALLRLEGDVLRPLAVDGLSDETLGRQFPVASHPRFARLLESGQGLRFAHDCGLPDPYDGLVAGQPGILPVHDCMGAPLRLRGDTWGLLTLDALEPGAFESVSPAQFDALIALVETGIESAHTIQEMEARAMREQAVAQALRSGRGATRELLGSSAAMKQLCSEIDTVAVSDLTVLLLGETGVGKDLVAQRLHARSRRQDQPLVQVNCAALPETLADSELFGHKRGAFTGAVQDRNGKFEIADGGTLFLDEVGELPLTVQAKLLRVLQSGEVQRPGSDRTLKVDVRVIAATNRDLPAAIAQGRFRADLYHRLSVYPLVVPPLRERGRDVVALAGGFLEENQHRLGARNLRLSPASKAALLAHGWPGNVRELEHVISRASLRAFTEQGRGARWTAIEPHHLALDATAAGSHAAAAAQTPLTQAQAPADGGHATFTLAPGGTLRAATAAFQRAWLADALARHNGHVANAAREAGVDRSNFHRTLRKLGMRPASAD; this is translated from the coding sequence ATGACCACGCACAGTGTCGATTCGACCACGACTGAGACCAACGCCGCCCCCGAAAGCCAGCGCTACCGTTCGCTTCTTTCCGCCGCGCGCGGCCTGGTGCGGTGCGATGCCGCCGCGCTGCTGCGGCTCGAGGGCGACGTGCTGCGGCCGCTTGCGGTGGACGGCCTGAGCGACGAGACCCTGGGGCGGCAATTTCCGGTGGCGTCGCACCCGCGTTTTGCGCGGCTGCTCGAGAGTGGGCAGGGCCTGCGCTTTGCGCACGACTGCGGCCTGCCGGACCCTTATGACGGGCTCGTGGCGGGCCAGCCCGGCATCTTGCCGGTGCACGACTGCATGGGCGCGCCGCTTCGCCTGCGCGGCGACACCTGGGGCCTGCTGACGCTGGATGCGCTGGAGCCCGGCGCGTTCGAATCGGTGAGCCCGGCACAGTTCGACGCGCTCATTGCGCTGGTGGAAACCGGCATCGAATCCGCCCACACGATCCAGGAGATGGAAGCGCGCGCCATGCGCGAGCAGGCCGTGGCGCAAGCATTGCGGTCAGGGCGCGGCGCCACGCGCGAACTGCTCGGGAGCAGCGCCGCAATGAAGCAGCTGTGCAGCGAAATCGATACGGTCGCGGTGTCGGACCTCACCGTGCTGCTGCTCGGCGAGACGGGCGTAGGCAAGGACCTTGTGGCGCAACGCCTTCATGCACGCTCGCGGCGCCAAGACCAACCGCTGGTGCAGGTGAACTGCGCGGCGTTGCCCGAGACGCTGGCCGACAGCGAACTCTTCGGCCACAAGCGCGGCGCGTTCACCGGCGCGGTGCAGGACAGGAACGGCAAATTCGAGATTGCCGACGGCGGCACGCTCTTTCTCGATGAAGTCGGCGAGCTGCCGCTCACGGTGCAAGCCAAGCTGCTGCGCGTGCTGCAAAGCGGCGAGGTGCAGCGGCCCGGCAGCGACCGGACGCTGAAGGTCGATGTTCGCGTGATTGCGGCCACCAACCGCGACCTGCCCGCCGCCATTGCGCAGGGCCGCTTCCGCGCCGACCTGTACCACCGCCTCTCGGTGTACCCGCTGGTGGTGCCGCCGCTGCGCGAGCGCGGACGCGATGTGGTGGCGCTGGCCGGCGGCTTCCTCGAAGAAAACCAGCATCGGCTGGGCGCGCGCAACCTTCGGCTTTCACCGGCTTCGAAGGCAGCTCTGCTGGCGCACGGCTGGCCGGGCAACGTGCGCGAGCTCGAGCACGTCATCAGCCGTGCATCGCTCAGAGCCTTCACGGAGCAGGGCCGCGGCGCGCGCTGGACGGCGATCGAGCCGCATCACCTGGCGCTGGATGCCACGGCTGCCGGCAGCCATGCTGCGGCGGCCGCACAGACGCCGCTCACCCAGGCCCAGGCACCGGCGGACGGCGGCCACGCCACCTTTACTCTCGCCCCCGGCGGCACGCTGCGCGCAGCAACGGCCGCTTTCCAGCGCGCATGGCTTGCCGACGCGCTGGCGCGGCATAACGGACATGTGGCCAATGCCGCGCGCGAGGCCGGCGTCGACCGCAGCAACTTCCACCGGACGCTGCGCAAGCTCGGCATGCGGCCCGCGTCCGCTGACTAG
- a CDS encoding TetR/AcrR family transcriptional regulator — MMYIMRKAKHGTRTSAKEASHERIVSAAARAIRRSGYGGTGVADIMKEAGLTHGAFYAHFESREAMLAEAASRACAESAAGAVNVAASAPPGQALALMLRTYLSPEHVAQVELGCPLAALGSETPRQAPEVRRVTTRHIKEMIDLVARQSPDWGQPAAHERALVTVATMVGTLLLARAVDEPTLSASLRETALKHLGAA, encoded by the coding sequence ATGATGTACATCATGCGAAAAGCAAAGCACGGGACCAGAACCTCGGCCAAGGAAGCCTCCCACGAGCGCATCGTGTCCGCGGCCGCGCGCGCCATCCGCCGCAGCGGCTACGGCGGAACCGGGGTCGCGGACATCATGAAGGAAGCCGGCCTGACACACGGCGCCTTCTATGCCCATTTCGAGTCCCGCGAAGCCATGCTGGCGGAAGCGGCGAGCCGGGCGTGTGCCGAGTCGGCCGCGGGTGCGGTCAACGTCGCGGCCAGCGCGCCGCCCGGCCAAGCCCTGGCGTTGATGCTTCGCACCTACCTTTCCCCCGAGCACGTGGCGCAGGTCGAGCTCGGCTGCCCCCTTGCCGCGCTCGGTTCCGAAACGCCGCGCCAGGCGCCGGAGGTACGCCGCGTCACCACGCGCCATATCAAGGAAATGATCGATCTTGTCGCCCGGCAGTCGCCCGACTGGGGGCAGCCCGCCGCGCATGAGCGGGCCCTCGTGACGGTCGCCACCATGGTGGGAACGCTGCTCCTGGCTCGCGCGGTGGACGAGCCCACGCTGTCGGCGAGCCTGCGCGAAACTGCATTGAAGCACCTCGGCGCTGCTTGA
- a CDS encoding DUF899 domain-containing protein, with translation MTASIENGQKDARPAMNTPPVVSPKAWQAAYERLLVKEKAQTRARDALAAERRRMPWMAVEKTYAFEGPAGKASLAELFEGRRQLIVYRAFFEPGVFGWPEHACRGCSMVADQVAHVAHLNARDTTLVFVSRAPQQDIARLQARMGWQIPWFTLTDSFDADFGVAEWHGTNVFYRDAGGVFRTYFLNNRGDEQMGNTWNYLDITPLGRQEVWEDSPEGYPQTPTYKWWNWHDSYAADAASDRKWAEVSAAGEAAFREESARAKS, from the coding sequence ATGACTGCATCCATCGAGAACGGGCAGAAAGACGCACGCCCCGCCATGAACACGCCTCCCGTCGTGTCGCCCAAGGCTTGGCAAGCGGCCTACGAGCGACTGCTGGTAAAGGAAAAAGCGCAAACCCGCGCGCGCGACGCCCTTGCCGCCGAGCGCCGGCGAATGCCTTGGATGGCCGTGGAGAAGACTTATGCCTTCGAAGGGCCCGCGGGCAAGGCCAGCCTGGCCGAACTCTTTGAAGGTCGGCGCCAGTTGATCGTGTACCGCGCCTTCTTCGAGCCCGGCGTGTTCGGCTGGCCGGAGCACGCCTGCCGGGGCTGCTCGATGGTGGCCGACCAGGTGGCCCATGTGGCTCACCTGAACGCACGCGACACCACGCTCGTGTTCGTCTCGCGCGCGCCCCAGCAGGACATTGCACGGCTCCAGGCGCGCATGGGCTGGCAGATACCGTGGTTCACGCTCACCGACAGTTTCGATGCCGACTTCGGCGTCGCCGAATGGCATGGCACGAACGTGTTCTACCGCGATGCGGGCGGCGTGTTCCGAACGTACTTCCTGAACAACCGCGGCGACGAGCAGATGGGCAACACCTGGAACTACCTCGACATCACGCCGCTGGGCCGCCAGGAGGTGTGGGAAGACTCGCCCGAGGGCTACCCGCAGACGCCCACCTACAAGTGGTGGAACTGGCACGACAGCTATGCAGCCGATGCAGCATCCGACAGGAAATGGGCCGAGGTGTCGGCGGCTGGCGAGGCGGCCTTCCGCGAGGAGAGCGCGCGCGCCAAGTCTTGA
- a CDS encoding DUF2231 domain-containing protein, which produces MHARVRLLGHPVHQMLVVFPLGLLATAVVFDIIYLVSNSQVMAAVSYWMIAAGLIGGLVAAPFGTIDWLGIPAGTRAKRIGAMHGGGNVLVLLLFALSFFLRDTGYAPGLAQMVWSFAGAAIALVTAWLGGELVDRLGIGVDEDAGINASSSLHKRHVAAGK; this is translated from the coding sequence ATGCACGCAAGAGTTCGTCTTCTCGGCCATCCGGTGCACCAGATGCTCGTGGTGTTTCCGCTCGGGCTGCTCGCCACGGCGGTGGTGTTCGACATCATTTACCTGGTCAGCAACAGCCAGGTCATGGCCGCGGTGTCCTACTGGATGATCGCGGCGGGACTCATCGGCGGCCTTGTGGCCGCGCCTTTCGGCACCATCGATTGGCTTGGCATTCCCGCCGGAACGCGGGCCAAGCGCATCGGCGCAATGCACGGCGGCGGCAACGTGCTGGTGCTGCTGCTGTTCGCGTTGAGTTTTTTCCTGCGCGACACGGGCTATGCCCCGGGCCTCGCGCAAATGGTGTGGTCATTTGCCGGCGCAGCCATTGCGCTGGTCACGGCCTGGCTGGGCGGCGAGCTGGTCGACCGGCTGGGCATTGGCGTCGATGAAGACGCCGGCATCAACGCCTCAAGCTCGCTGCACAAGCGCCACGTTGCGGCGGGCAAGTAG